CGATTGAAACAAGGTATAATGAATAATGCTACTGATAATGATGTTCATCACAAGTATCAGAATGAAAAGTATCTACAACAAGCACAAAgatatcaatttgaaaatgattctgaagatgatgaagttgaaaaggaaattgcTGGTAATTTAGATCAAATCGGGTCATATGCAAAGAAATTGCATGGTATTGCAAATACAATGGGTAAGGAGGTTGATAGTCAAAATGTCAGATTAAGAAAGATCGAAGAAGATGCTGATAAATTGGATATCAATGTGCACATGAATAGTACTAGATTGAGTAATATTCGTTAAATAGAGATGATTTATAATAGATTGATTATCGTGATGTAACCGATGTAATCTCGTAGAGCTTGATCCTTAATTCCGGTCTGTTTGGTGGGACAAATGAGTGTCGTGTCATGCATTAATGCAAGAATAGTTAGACGGCTAAACTTGTTTCACTTTcaaataaatttcttttttttatttttcgtCTATTGCCTCAATTTGGAATGTGTTTTCTTTATGCAGGAACTAGATGTAATACTGAACACCGGTCCAAATAGTTACTTGTACGAGTATCAACCCATAATTAGGACTGCAGTATTGATGCGTGTGAGATGGTAATCGTGGGCTGCTTTACTTCTTCAATAAGGAGTAGGTTAGTACATCCACTTTCCAAAGCCTTCTATTGTTCTTATCGTTTCAATCACATCATATTGTTCCACAACTGTGCAACCACTTAAATTGtctcaaatttttgatgCACTGTGGATTAAAAATGTTATTGGTTGAGGGGCGTGTAATGGAAAACAATTACTCGATGAGGTAATGAGAAGTTTTCTTTTAAAAATGACAAAAAGAGTGTGATAGGTGATGCTGATAGGTAGCTCTAACTTTGTTGGGTTAATGCATGAGACACATTAGTAATGTTCTAACTTTTGATGGACTATCAAACGTAtgattcttttttttcatttccCGAGGAACTAAGCCAATAAGAATTAAGCGCGTTGTTTACCTCTgacaattcttcaaatgcCTTTATGAAGATTGTGAATTATCACTCACTCCTTCTCTCCTAACTTTCTCTCTCATCATCGTTCCCGCCTTTATTGCTCCACGTTTCATTTGCAATAATGTACGAGCGGTTAACATTTTACCCAATAAGGGCGATCAGATTTGCACTTTTTCTCTATTGTCTGATTGTTTTTCCTCCCCctaaaaatttgtttttttttctttgttctgtttttttttcttgtcatAGAGTTTATTAGGGGTTGTACTTTAGTTAGTTAATCCTGATGAGTTTAACTGGTGGTTGGgtttattgttgatgatggtttttgtgtttggaaaatttttcttttttttcttttcccgttttcaacaatcaagGAAGACACAATGCGGTTATCTCCCcaattatatatatatatatatatacacattCTTCTTTTATTAAATATTACAATCGATCCACTGCTCTCGTTTCTGGATACACCCGTTCATTCTTTCGAAAAGTATTCATTATCACACTAtcttttgaagtttttcAGTTTGTTgggatttcttttttttttctttttcctaATTTTGCAGTTAAAAAATATTAAACCACGTTTTTCATCAAGAAGGAAAATTTTTGAGTCCCCATCACTAATAGAGATAAAATCAGGATAGATCATCTTATAGACATATAGAGTCAGTTATCATAGAGTTTTACAAGATCATGTCCTCAGCTACAACTTCGTCATACTCGTCgagcttcaacaacaacgcACCAACTACCAGAGTTGAGAAAAAGGGCAATGTTGCCAGTTTCAAGACTACTCCAGATGGTTACAAGACCAACTTAACTGCCATTGACACCTATGGTAACACTTTTAAAGTTCCAGACTACACAATCAAGGATATCTTGTCTGCTATTCCTTCACACTGTTATGAACGTAGATTATTGGAATCTTTCTACTACGTGTTTAGAGACATTTTCATGATGGTGACTTTGGGTTACATTGCCAACAACTACATTGAATTAATTCCAAACCAATTTGTTAGATTTGCCACTTGGGCAGGATACGTTTGGTGCCAAGGTTTAATTGCTACTGGTATTTGGGTTCTTGCTCATGAATGTGGACATCAAGCTTTCAGTGATTACGGTTGGGTTAATGACTTGACTGGTTGGGTTTTACATTCATACTTGTTGGTTCCTTACTTTTCATGGAAATTTAGTCACAGTAAACACCACAAAGCTACAGGTCATTTAACTAGAGATATGGTTTTCATTCCAAAGACCAAGGATGAATTTTTACAAAGTCGGGGAGTTGAAGACttggatgatttgttgGGTGACTCGccaatcttttctttattgcAAATGGTTTTCCAACAAACTTTTGGATGGATTGCTTATCTTTTTGCTAATGTTAGTGGACCAAAATTTCCAGGTGCCTCTTGGATGCAAGTCAACCATTTCAACCCAAGCTCATTgctttttgataaaaaggATTACTACTATATCTTGTTATCAGATGTTGgtattttgattcaatgtACTATCCTTTACACGTGGTACAAGAACTTTGGTGGCTTCAACTTCATGGTCAATTATTTCCTTCCATATCTTTTGGTCAACCACTGGTTAGTGTTTATCACTTATTTGCAACACTCGGACCCACAAATGCCACACTATGAAGCTCATCAATGGACTTTTGCTCGTGGTGCCGCTGCTACTATCGATCGtgaatttggttttgttggtaAACACATTTTCCATGACATTATTGAAACTCATGTCTTGCATCATTATGTTTCAAGAATTCCGTTCTACAATGCTAGAGAAGCCAGTGAAGCTATTAAGAAAGTTATGGGTATTCACTATCAACACTCTGATGAAAATATGTGGAAGAGTTTGTGGAAGTCAGCTAGATGGTGTCAATACGTTGATGGTAAGGACGGTGTCATGATGTACAGGAATATCAACGGACTTGGAGTCGACCCAAAGAAAGGGAAATAGATGCACTAGCAATAAACGATTaatttatatatacaacCAAGTTTTGGTGTTTGCTCTGTATTTGATATAGTCTGCGCCGAAAAACCTGATGAGATAATCCTCCTCATAGGCAATTCTATCACGGAAGAATTTCCATAGTATAACAGCCCCAACAGATAGGACTAAAGTGTTTCCTAGTAGTAGCTCGAGTCCGATAAACCAGACGAAAAAACCAAAGTAACTGGGATGACGGATGTATTTGTACACCCCTTTGGTGACAAGAGTATGTGTTTCCTTCCCTGACTTTTGTATATAATGGTTAAATGACTCCTGTGCGGTACCCATACTGAGGGTTCTAATTAACTGTCCAACTAGAGCCAACAACATtccaattggttgaatCAGTAGATGAAATGGGGAAAAAGAGTATTCTATAATTGAAATCACAGTAATCATGTGAAACTCTCTATCCTCTAAAATGAATGAGTCATCGTCAGTCTGGCTATTGTTGTATAAATAAGTCATGCCGAATTCAAGGCTATGGAATATGCAAAGGAATTGAAGGTATAAACATAGTGGTACCAACCTCAGGTAAGCAAATTCGCCAATCAATGCAGCCGTAAATACACCACCAAGTACGAACGACTTTGATGCAatttttaccaaattgttCTTCCTTGCGTCATATCTAGCATACGGTGACTCGTCATCTAACATCTCCTCAAGTGTCCTATGTGGTTGTTTCATAGATGGTGGATCaaggttgaaaaaaaaaaaaaaaatctaCGCTTCTTTTGGTATGGACAACAGTGTGGTACTGGTGGGGCCGTTGTACTCACCTTCCAAAGTATCCTTGATTGAGGTATTCATCGTTTGCTTTACACTTGGGTCATTATTCGTGGTTGATATATGGGCACTTTTTAACTCCAATTATGTTTCCTTGgtgattttctttgtaaCCTTGAAGGCGTACTTTGTTACAGAATTCTTTAACACAGCATTATATCAACCTCGCTCAGTCACATCAAAGTCTTTCCTAATATACGGTGGCAGGGGTAATCAAGAGTTCTGGTGGATGCGAATATTGACCGTTTTGGAGGTGTTGTTCAAACCATGGGGTAAACACAAACTTGTTGCAGCAGTTGGTGGTGTCATTGTCATGGGTGGGTTGTATATGCGTCACTTGGCAATGAAACAATGCAGTGATTCCTTTAACCACTACATTGCAACTGTAAGGAAACCACATCACAAATTGGTCACATCGGGTGTCTACTCCATCCTGAGGCACCCTAGCTATCTTGGATTCTGGTTGTATGCAATAGGGacccaattgttgttgaacaCCTACATCAATCTTGTATTGGACATTCTCATCCTTCACTATTTCTTTACAAAGCGTATTGCGTACGAAGAGTGGATGTTGGTGAACAAGTTCTACGGTCAAGAGTACAttgaatatcaaaatcGGGTAGGTGTATATATTCCTTAATTACAAACTTTTATTCATAAACTTTCTCTTTGTAAATGCCAACCAGAATTTACTAGGCACATCTCCACCATCTGCGTAAATTCTATTCAACAACCTTTCAGCTAACTCTTGTCTAAACTGGGTCAAGTAACCTCTCAATAAATCAGCATCGGCCCTTGTCTTTGGTGGCAAATACAATGAGTTCAACGGGAAAGATATATCTCCGGGTAAAGCAAAATTGTCAAGACTCAAATTGCTCAATACTCTAGTCGCTTCACGGTGTGGCATGGTCTTATTAAGCTTTCCCAAACAATCACTGACAAACAATATTCCatatatcaacaatctATCAGCATTGCCtctgatttcaaagttCTTGAAGAATGAATTGGCCCTGAACAAGTCTAATGTCTCTTCCACGATATCATAATCTTGATCGGTCTCGAAAGCGGGACCACGAAACTTGGTTTTAAATGGGAGTAAAGATAGGTTACCAATTGTTCTGGCGTCTTGTGATTCCTCGCCTAAGAATGTAGAATGGTATGCTGGCATGTTTGAGAGATGATAAAGATTACAGTGTTGCTGGTGTCAACGAATTTTACCAATTGGCTCTTTTGCACGACAAAAATCGGTAGCGTTTACGGCCGACTAGGAAAACACTGCAGTGGGGTGCAGTGCAGCACTAGTAATGTGTATAGCTAACACTCGGGTGTCAGAGAAGGATACACCGAGGCAGCAACTGCAGATGCGACAATAGTCGATGCTCTGGG
This region of Candida orthopsilosis Co 90-125, chromosome 6 draft sequence genomic DNA includes:
- a CDS encoding Arc18 ARP2/3 complex subunit, with the translated sequence MPAYHSTFLGEESQDARTIGNLSLLPFKTKFRGPAFETDQDYDIVEETLDLFRANSFFKNFEIRGNADRLLIYGILFVSDCLGKLNKTMPHREATRVLSNLSLDNFALPGDISFPLNSLYLPPKTRADADLLRGYLTQFRQELAERLLNRIYADGGDVPSKFWLAFTKRKFMNKSL
- a CDS encoding Fad2 Delta-12 fatty acid desaturase (involved in production of linoleic acid, which a major component of membranes), producing MSSATTSSYSSSFNNNAPTTRVEKKGNVASFKTTPDGYKTNLTAIDTYGNTFKVPDYTIKDILSAIPSHCYERRLLESFYYVFRDIFMMVTLGYIANNYIELIPNQFVRFATWAGYVWCQGLIATGIWVLAHECGHQAFSDYGWVNDLTGWVLHSYLLVPYFSWKFSHSKHHKATGHLTRDMVFIPKTKDEFLQSRGVEDLDDLLGDSPIFSLLQMVFQQTFGWIAYLFANVSGPKFPGASWMQVNHFNPSSLLFDKKDYYYILLSDVGILIQCTILYTWYKNFGGFNFMVNYFLPYLLVNHWLVFITYLQHSDPQMPHYEAHQWTFARGAAATIDREFGFVGKHIFHDIIETHVLHHYVSRIPFYNAREASEAIKKVMGIHYQHSDENMWKSLWKSARWCQYVDGKDGVMMYRNINGLGVDPKKGK